The Petropleomorpha daqingensis genome includes a window with the following:
- a CDS encoding site-specific integrase: protein MAKRTFGSVDRLPSGRYRARYLGPDGRRHTKIFVAKADAWAWLASEQTDLLRKSWRAPNAKGRTVGEYAEDYLARNDLREGTRVLYKGLWRHHLAEPWAAVPVDEVTPASVRSWHAQAGRTTGPTALAQSYRLLRAILNVAVADEAIASNPCRLRGGGTPRASRPSRALTAVEALQLAEQLGRDRRTERYRALVLVLAFGGLRFGEATALRRSDVLPGGRVRVERSVRRVGGQWVSGEPKTDAGHRTVTLPAGVAAALEDHLEKHVRPSPDALLFSTSSGGYLARSNWNSTFRRAADAIGLPAVRPHELRHTGATLAAATGATTKELMRRLGHSSPAAALLYQHAADDRDADIARALDAMLAALTETPDDIDRPE from the coding sequence GTGGCCAAGCGGACGTTCGGCTCGGTAGACCGACTCCCCAGCGGCCGTTACCGGGCGCGGTATCTGGGGCCGGACGGCAGGCGCCACACCAAGATCTTCGTCGCCAAGGCTGACGCATGGGCCTGGCTGGCGAGCGAGCAGACCGACCTTCTCCGCAAAAGCTGGCGCGCGCCGAACGCCAAGGGACGGACCGTCGGCGAGTACGCCGAGGACTACCTCGCTCGCAACGACCTCAGGGAGGGAACGCGCGTTCTCTACAAGGGCCTGTGGCGACACCATCTCGCCGAACCATGGGCGGCCGTACCCGTCGACGAGGTCACTCCAGCTTCCGTCCGCTCATGGCATGCCCAGGCCGGCCGGACAACAGGCCCTACCGCGCTGGCGCAGTCCTATCGGCTTCTCCGCGCCATCCTCAACGTCGCCGTGGCCGACGAGGCCATCGCGTCCAACCCGTGCCGGCTCCGGGGTGGCGGCACGCCGAGGGCGTCCCGCCCTTCTCGAGCCCTCACGGCTGTAGAGGCACTGCAGCTGGCTGAGCAACTGGGGCGGGACAGGAGAACCGAGCGCTACCGCGCCCTCGTGCTCGTCCTCGCCTTCGGCGGTCTCCGGTTCGGTGAGGCCACGGCCCTGCGCCGGTCGGACGTTCTCCCCGGCGGCCGAGTGCGGGTCGAGCGCTCAGTTCGGCGCGTCGGGGGCCAGTGGGTGAGCGGTGAGCCCAAGACAGACGCGGGGCACCGGACCGTGACACTGCCCGCGGGCGTGGCGGCAGCACTGGAGGACCACCTGGAGAAGCACGTCCGTCCTTCTCCGGACGCCCTCCTGTTCTCCACCAGCTCGGGCGGCTACCTCGCGCGCAGCAACTGGAACTCGACCTTCCGGCGCGCCGCCGACGCGATCGGGCTGCCGGCGGTCCGGCCCCACGAACTGCGGCACACGGGTGCCACGCTGGCCGCGGCTACCGGTGCGACCACCAAGGAACTCATGCGCCGGCTCGGCCACTCCTCCCCCGCAGCCGCGCTGCTCTACCAGCACGCCGCCGACGACCGCGACGCCGACATCGCTCGCGCCCTCGACGCCATGCTGGCCGCGCTCACCGAGACGCCCGACGACATCGATCGACCGGAGTAG
- a CDS encoding excisionase family DNA-binding protein, whose amino-acid sequence MTVEQAGEYLGTGTRFVRRLITERRISFVKIGKYVRLERSALDALVDAGRVHSQR is encoded by the coding sequence ATGACGGTCGAGCAGGCCGGCGAGTACCTCGGTACGGGGACCCGCTTCGTCCGCCGGCTGATCACCGAGCGTCGGATCAGTTTCGTGAAAATCGGCAAGTATGTGCGCCTCGAGCGGTCGGCGCTAGACGCGCTTGTGGACGCCGGCCGCGTCCACAGCCAGCGGTGA
- a CDS encoding epoxide hydrolase family protein, which produces MTTVVQETGSAIRPFQVEIPDEALADMRRRVAATVWPDQETDPSQGVPLATMQELARYWAADYDWRRCEARLNALPQFVTEIDGLDIHFIHVRSRHEEALPLLVNHGWPGSIIEQLKIIDPLVDPTAHGGTAADAFHVVIPSMPGYGFSGKPTSPGWGPERMARAWAELMPRLGYPRYVAQGGDWGAFVVDFMGVQQPPGLLAIHTNYAGSVPPDVYRSLLAGEPPQPGFSAEERRAYEQLATTLKRVAYAQYMASRPQTLYGIADSPVGLAAWLLDHDDAGGQPAAAVAAALNRPTSDTGELTRDEVLDNITLYWLTHTGVSASRLYWEYKGGFWDAKGVTIPVAVSVFPHEAYQAPRSWAERAYPRLIHYNQLDRGGHFAAWEQPQLFAEELRAGFRTLRAPQVPAPR; this is translated from the coding sequence ATGACCACCGTCGTGCAGGAGACCGGCAGCGCCATCCGCCCCTTCCAGGTGGAGATTCCGGACGAAGCGCTTGCCGACATGCGCCGACGCGTCGCCGCGACCGTCTGGCCCGACCAGGAAACCGATCCGTCGCAGGGCGTGCCGCTGGCGACGATGCAGGAACTGGCCCGCTACTGGGCGGCCGACTATGACTGGCGCCGATGCGAGGCGAGACTGAACGCGCTGCCGCAGTTCGTCACCGAGATCGACGGGTTGGACATCCATTTCATCCACGTCCGGTCCCGGCACGAGGAGGCCCTGCCGCTGCTCGTCAACCACGGCTGGCCGGGCTCGATCATCGAGCAGCTCAAGATCATCGACCCGCTCGTCGATCCGACGGCGCACGGTGGCACCGCGGCGGACGCCTTCCACGTGGTGATCCCGTCGATGCCGGGATACGGGTTCTCGGGCAAGCCGACCAGCCCCGGCTGGGGTCCTGAACGCATGGCCCGGGCGTGGGCAGAGTTGATGCCCCGCCTCGGCTATCCCCGATACGTCGCCCAGGGCGGCGACTGGGGTGCGTTCGTCGTCGACTTCATGGGGGTGCAGCAACCGCCGGGCCTGCTCGCCATCCACACCAACTACGCCGGCAGTGTTCCGCCCGACGTCTACCGATCCCTGCTGGCCGGCGAACCGCCGCAGCCCGGCTTCTCCGCGGAGGAACGACGGGCCTACGAGCAGCTGGCCACCACCCTCAAGCGAGTCGCCTACGCCCAGTACATGGCTTCGCGGCCGCAGACCCTGTACGGCATCGCGGACTCACCCGTCGGCCTGGCCGCCTGGCTGCTCGACCACGACGACGCCGGCGGCCAGCCCGCCGCGGCGGTAGCCGCGGCCCTGAACCGGCCCACGAGCGACACCGGCGAGCTGACCCGGGACGAAGTCCTCGACAACATCACCCTGTACTGGCTGACGCACACCGGCGTCTCCGCGTCACGCCTGTACTGGGAGTACAAGGGCGGTTTCTGGGACGCCAAGGGCGTCACCATCCCGGTGGCCGTCAGCGTCTTTCCCCACGAGGCCTACCAGGCTCCGAGGAGTTGGGCCGAGCGGGCATACCCCCGGCTCATCCACTACAACCAGCTCGACCGAGGCGGTCACTTCGCGGCCTGGGAACAGCCGCAGCTGTTCGCCGAAGAGCTTCGCGCCGGCTTCCGCACGCTCCGTGCACCCCAGGTCCCCGCGCCCCGGTAG